One segment of Thermodesulfovibrio sp. 3907-1M DNA contains the following:
- the pheS gene encoding phenylalanine--tRNA ligase subunit alpha, which translates to MQDPLLQAFVKEINEINSVVELVNLKAKYIGKKGIITERIKNLGKLPPEQRKLQGKILNGLKNFIEEALKNKEEELKQKEISEALKKELIDITLPGKDFYSGGSHPVNRTLLEIIDIFRELGFTVEEGPEVELDYYNFEALNIPKNHPARDMQDTFYISEDVVLRTHTSPVQVRVMEKKKPPLRFISPGKVYRCDSDVTHTPMFHQVEGLMVDENVSFSHLKGVLVYFLKRLFGDIPIRFRPSFFPFTEPSTEIDIGCIICSGAGCRVCKGSGWLEVLGAGMVHPNVFKFAGYPEGKYTGFAFGMGVERLTMLKYGIDDIRLFFENDIRFLRQF; encoded by the coding sequence ATGCAAGACCCTTTACTGCAAGCCTTTGTTAAAGAAATAAATGAGATTAACTCTGTTGTTGAGCTTGTTAATCTTAAAGCAAAGTATATTGGTAAAAAAGGTATAATTACAGAAAGAATCAAAAATTTAGGAAAACTTCCGCCTGAACAGAGAAAATTACAGGGAAAAATCCTTAATGGACTTAAAAACTTTATTGAAGAAGCTCTTAAAAACAAAGAAGAAGAACTTAAGCAAAAGGAAATATCAGAGGCTTTAAAAAAAGAATTAATTGATATCACACTGCCAGGTAAGGATTTTTATTCTGGTGGAAGTCATCCAGTTAACAGAACTCTTCTTGAAATCATAGATATTTTCAGAGAACTGGGATTTACTGTTGAAGAAGGTCCTGAAGTAGAGCTTGATTATTATAACTTTGAAGCATTAAACATTCCAAAGAACCATCCTGCCAGAGACATGCAGGATACTTTTTATATAAGTGAAGATGTTGTTTTAAGAACCCACACCTCACCTGTTCAGGTGAGAGTTATGGAAAAGAAAAAGCCTCCGCTTAGGTTTATTTCTCCTGGAAAGGTTTATCGCTGTGATTCAGATGTAACACATACTCCAATGTTTCATCAGGTTGAGGGTTTGATGGTTGATGAAAATGTCTCCTTTTCTCATTTAAAGGGTGTGCTTGTTTATTTTTTAAAAAGGCTTTTTGGAGATATTCCCATAAGATTTAGACCAAGTTTTTTCCCCTTTACTGAGCCTTCAACTGAGATAGACATTGGCTGTATTATTTGTAGTGGAGCTGGATGCAGGGTTTGTAAAGGCAGTGGATGGCTTGAAGTTCTTGGTGCTGGAATGGTTCATCCCAATGTATTTAAGTTTGCAGGATATCCTGAAGGAAAATACACAGGCTTTGCCTTTGGAATGGGTGTGGAAAGACTTACAATGCTTAAATACGGAATAGATGATATAAGATTATTCTTTGAAAATGACATAAGATTTTTGAGGCAATTCTGA